One window of Candidatus Dormiibacterota bacterium genomic DNA carries:
- a CDS encoding ATP-binding protein, whose product MKPVEATFRGLLEAAPDAILAVDSDGLVVFMNAQAERLLGYGREELVGRPVELLVPEGARRVHPSHRSRYVGDPRPRPMGAGTELAARRRDGTRFPAEISLNALESPDGPLVAVAIRDVTERLRVQADGERLRAEAERQRFESKLHQSQRLESLGQLAGGVAHDFNNILAVILIYTAMVAEEVSRATALPGGDRWEPVRADIAQIQKAAERATALTHQLLAFGRREVVRPRVMSLNQVVAGVEEMLRRTLGEHVELEVVLAPDLARIMADPGQIEQVLVNVALNARDAMAGGGRLTIDTANVSVRMGDHMAPLQEPGDYARLRVSDTGAGMTADVLEHAFEPFYTTKPKGEGSGLGLATVYGIVTQAEGTVRIYSEPGIGTTFSAMFPATEAIAASPELASAAPAQTAGGETVLVVEDEEAMREVTRRILARNGYQVITARGGEDALAIVRAHDGRIDLLLTDVVMPQMLGKEVAERVAALLPGLRVLYMSGYAHPVLTSQGTLAEGVTLLEKPFSAPVLLAKVREALDAG is encoded by the coding sequence GTGAAACCGGTCGAGGCCACCTTCCGGGGTCTCCTGGAGGCGGCTCCCGACGCGATCCTGGCCGTCGACTCCGACGGGCTGGTCGTGTTCATGAATGCCCAGGCCGAACGGCTGCTCGGGTACGGCCGAGAGGAGCTCGTCGGCCGGCCGGTGGAGTTGCTGGTGCCGGAGGGCGCGCGCCGGGTCCATCCGTCGCATCGCAGCCGCTACGTCGGAGACCCCCGGCCGCGGCCGATGGGCGCGGGCACGGAGCTGGCGGCGCGGCGTCGCGACGGCACCCGGTTCCCCGCGGAGATCAGCCTCAACGCCCTGGAGAGCCCGGACGGGCCGCTGGTCGCCGTCGCCATCCGCGACGTGACCGAGCGGCTGCGGGTCCAGGCCGACGGCGAGCGGCTGCGGGCCGAGGCGGAGCGCCAGCGGTTCGAGAGCAAGCTGCACCAGTCGCAGCGTCTCGAGAGCCTCGGTCAGCTCGCCGGCGGCGTCGCGCATGACTTCAACAACATCCTCGCGGTCATCCTCATCTACACGGCGATGGTCGCCGAGGAGGTGAGCAGGGCCACCGCGCTGCCCGGGGGCGACCGCTGGGAGCCGGTTCGGGCCGACATCGCCCAGATCCAGAAGGCGGCGGAGCGCGCCACCGCGCTCACCCACCAGCTGCTCGCCTTCGGACGCCGCGAGGTGGTGCGCCCGCGGGTGATGAGCCTCAACCAGGTCGTCGCCGGGGTCGAGGAGATGCTCCGCCGGACCCTCGGCGAGCACGTCGAGCTGGAGGTGGTGCTCGCCCCCGACCTGGCGCGGATCATGGCCGACCCCGGACAGATCGAGCAGGTGCTCGTCAACGTCGCGCTCAATGCCCGTGACGCCATGGCCGGGGGCGGCCGGCTCACCATCGACACCGCCAATGTCAGCGTCCGTATGGGGGACCACATGGCGCCGCTCCAGGAGCCGGGCGACTACGCCCGGCTGCGCGTCAGCGACACCGGGGCAGGGATGACCGCCGACGTCCTCGAGCACGCCTTCGAGCCCTTCTACACCACCAAGCCGAAGGGGGAGGGCTCGGGCCTCGGCCTGGCGACCGTGTACGGCATCGTCACCCAGGCCGAGGGAACCGTGCGCATCTACTCGGAGCCGGGGATCGGCACCACCTTCTCCGCGATGTTCCCCGCCACCGAGGCGATCGCGGCGTCCCCGGAGCTCGCGTCCGCGGCACCGGCGCAGACCGCCGGCGGAGAGACCGTCCTGGTGGTGGAGGACGAGGAGGCGATGCGCGAGGTGACCCGGCGGATCCTGGCGCGCAACGGCTATCAGGTGATCACCGCCCGTGGTGGTGAGGACGCGCTCGCCATCGTGCGCGCGCACGATGGGCGCATCGACCTACTGCTCACCGACGTGGTGATGCCGCAGATGCTCGGCAAGGAGGTGGCGGAGCGGGTGGCCGCTCTGCTCCCGGGGCTGCGCGTCCTCTACATGTCCGGGTACGCCCACCCGGTGCTGACCTCGCAGGGAACCCTGGCGGAGGGGGTCACGCTTCTCGAGAAGCCCTTCTCCGCGCCGGTGCTCCTCGCCAAGGTCAGGGAGGCCCTGGACGCCGGGTGA
- a CDS encoding response regulator transcription factor produces the protein MTDTRIRVLLVDDHAMVAEGFRRLLDATEDIEVVGVAGTAAAAADAATEHRPDVVLMDYRLPDGPGTAAAARIRAEVPGARVIMLTGSDEPEALRAALAAGCVGYLEKTGPLDRLPAAIRAAAAGETVISPHHLAQLSRGPGAAALRQHTLTRRELEILRLVAEGMSNQMIADAAVVSIHTVRTHIQAILEKVGAHSKLEAVTIARRQGLLGPD, from the coding sequence GTGACCGACACGCGGATCCGGGTCCTCCTCGTCGACGACCATGCCATGGTCGCCGAGGGCTTCCGCCGGCTGCTCGACGCCACCGAGGACATCGAGGTGGTGGGGGTGGCGGGCACCGCCGCCGCGGCGGCCGACGCGGCCACCGAGCATCGTCCCGACGTCGTGCTGATGGACTACCGGCTGCCGGACGGCCCCGGGACGGCGGCCGCGGCACGGATCCGGGCCGAGGTGCCCGGAGCCCGGGTGATCATGCTCACCGGCAGCGACGAGCCAGAGGCCCTCCGCGCCGCGCTCGCCGCGGGGTGCGTGGGCTACCTCGAGAAGACGGGCCCGCTCGACCGGCTGCCGGCCGCGATCCGGGCGGCGGCGGCGGGCGAGACGGTGATCTCGCCGCACCACCTCGCCCAGCTCTCCCGCGGGCCCGGCGCCGCAGCGCTGCGCCAGCACACCCTGACCCGGCGCGAGCTGGAGATCCTGCGCCTGGTCGCCGAGGGGATGTCCAACCAGATGATCGCCGACGCCGCCGTCGTCAGCATCCACACCGTCCGGACGCACATCCAGGCGATCCTCGAGAAGGTGGGCGCGCACTCGAAGCTCGAGGCGGTCACGATCGCCCGCCGGCAGGGGCTGCTCGGCCCCGACTGA
- a CDS encoding response regulator transcription factor has product MRTAAATVLIVEDDPANRAVLRMACQGAGLEVVEAATGTAAVEMARDAEPDIVLVDLSLPDISGLDVCRRLRAAAITAPLVVVSGSTDLVDVVVALEIGADDYVRKPYPISELLARLAAHLRRSRNATRPNPVRGVLEYQGLSIDLGRRRVHRDGTEVRLSGVQYQLLTLLAARPGTVVPRNELLEVLRPGTDRRTVDVHIHRLRQRLADRPETTGYITAITGVGYRFDAAAGAAAA; this is encoded by the coding sequence ATGAGAACCGCAGCCGCCACGGTCCTGATCGTCGAGGACGATCCCGCCAACCGAGCCGTCCTGCGGATGGCCTGCCAGGGTGCCGGCCTCGAGGTCGTCGAGGCCGCCACCGGGACCGCCGCGGTGGAGATGGCGCGCGATGCCGAGCCGGACATCGTGCTCGTCGACCTGAGCCTCCCCGACATCTCCGGGCTGGACGTCTGCCGCCGCCTTCGCGCCGCGGCGATCACCGCGCCGCTCGTGGTGGTGAGCGGCTCCACCGACCTGGTCGACGTCGTCGTCGCCCTCGAGATCGGCGCCGACGACTACGTGCGCAAGCCGTACCCCATCAGCGAGCTGCTCGCCCGGCTCGCCGCCCATCTGCGCCGGTCGCGCAACGCGACCCGCCCGAACCCCGTCCGCGGCGTGCTCGAGTATCAGGGTCTGAGCATCGACCTCGGACGGCGGCGCGTCCACCGTGACGGCACCGAGGTCCGCCTCAGCGGGGTGCAGTACCAGCTGCTCACCCTCCTCGCGGCGCGCCCGGGCACCGTGGTTCCGCGCAACGAGTTGCTCGAGGTGCTGCGCCCCGGAACCGACCGTCGCACCGTGGACGTCCACATCCACCGCCTGCGCCAGCGCCTCGCGGACCGCCCCGAGACCACCGGGTACATCACCGCGATCACCGGCGTCGGCTACCGCTTCGACGCCGCCGCCGGCGCGGCTGCCGCCTGA
- a CDS encoding AbrB/MazE/SpoVT family DNA-binding domain-containing protein, translating to MGPQGRLVIPASLRRLMGIHTGDELIPLVEEGRLILATREALLADLQAEFAARVPPQVSLSQELLAERREEARREEEQARPEEATGTQGSP from the coding sequence GTGGGACCACAGGGACGCCTCGTCATCCCGGCGTCGCTCCGCCGCCTGATGGGTATCCACACCGGCGATGAGCTCATCCCGCTCGTCGAGGAGGGTCGGCTGATCCTGGCCACCCGCGAAGCCCTCCTCGCCGACCTCCAGGCGGAGTTCGCCGCCAGGGTGCCACCGCAGGTCAGCCTGTCCCAGGAGCTCCTCGCCGAGCGCCGCGAGGAGGCACGGCGGGAGGAGGAGCAGGCGCGCCCAGAGGAGGCGACCGGGACCCAGGGCTCGCCGTGA
- a CDS encoding type II toxin-antitoxin system VapC family toxin yields MTVPASVLDASALLAYLQREPGAADVEPLIERARISAVNWSELVQKSLVRGVAVDRVERRLLALGLLIEPFTAADAALAAELWSITRAAGLSLADRACLALARRLGVTAMTTDGAWALIAGTAGVTVGVIR; encoded by the coding sequence GTGACGGTCCCGGCCAGCGTCCTCGACGCCTCGGCCCTCCTCGCCTACCTCCAGCGTGAACCCGGTGCCGCCGACGTCGAGCCACTGATCGAGCGCGCGCGGATCTCGGCGGTCAACTGGTCCGAGCTCGTCCAGAAGTCTCTCGTGCGCGGCGTCGCCGTGGATCGCGTGGAGCGCCGCCTGCTGGCGCTGGGGCTCCTCATCGAGCCCTTCACGGCCGCCGATGCCGCTCTCGCCGCCGAGTTGTGGTCCATCACCCGCGCCGCCGGCCTCTCACTTGCGGACCGAGCCTGCCTGGCCCTCGCGCGGCGCCTGGGAGTGACGGCGATGACCACCGACGGAGCCTGGGCCCTGATCGCCGGCACCGCCGGGGTCACGGTCGGCGTCATCCGCTGA